One region of Wyeomyia smithii strain HCP4-BCI-WySm-NY-G18 chromosome 3, ASM2978416v1, whole genome shotgun sequence genomic DNA includes:
- the LOC129732893 gene encoding odorant receptor 94a-like isoform X1: MSEFSEYILCERLAFWIWKIYGFWAIKDESPYYRAYRWLYHFFFTFIYIFAMFMSSFFAENAEELWSEVMFVLLTDTAMFVKYVFIVNNFETIIELHEQTISDDFHPQTDRQAETRRRLFSRFSNTMIAYYVCSLISVWTHLEMLYDGRYKLPFSNWFYWVPMDEENLAYYHLVFAYEMFGMTGHCVLNVAADSQLAYLLYAAGLQLDNLREKLVYLGVSKPVSENEKAIYYRAFIDAIEKYYRIYSFTQKVEKIFSLATFLQICASGVTICAVMFRLSEINIVKELESAIPMLFYLLAMLGQILLPCLVGNEVTYKSSQLTNALFKSDWLGLPVAYKKDMQRLMLRTSKPITLKAGHFFNYNLETFTSTLNTAYTIYAVLKHRERNN; encoded by the exons ATGTCCGAATTTTCAGAGTATATACTATGTGAACGGTTAGCGTTTTGGATATGGAAAATTTACGGTTTCTGGGCCATCAAGGATGAAAGTCCATACTATCGTGCCTATCGATGGTTATATCATTTTTTCTTCACTTTCATCTACATATTTGCAATGTTCATGAGCTCATTTTTTGCTGAAAACGCCGAGGAACTGTGGTCGGAGGTAATGTTCGTGTTACTAACGGATACAGCTATGTTTGTGAAATATGTATTCATTGTGAATAATTTTGAAACGATCATCGAACTACACGAACAAACTATTTCGGACGATTTCCATCCACAAACGGATCGGCAAGCGGAAACACGTCGCCGCTTATTTAGTCGCTTCAGCAACACAATGATAGCATACTACGTCTGCAGTCTGATTTCTGTTTGGACTCACCTGGAAATGCTCTACGATGGTCGATATAAACTCCCATTCTCCAATTGGTTCTATTGGGTTCCAATGGACGAGGAGAATTTGGCTTACTATCACCTCGTCTTTGCTTATGAAATGTTTGGAATGACTGGACACTGTGTATTGAATGTTGCAGCAGATTCACAACTTGCATATTTACTTTATGCAGCTGGACTTCAGTTGGACAATCTGCGTGAAAAATTGGTTTATTTAGGTGTTTCAAAGCCTGTTTCAGAGAACGAAAAAGCAATCTATTATCGTGCGTTTATCGACGCCATCGAGAAGTATTACAGAATTTACAGCTTCACACAGAAAGTAGAGAAGATCTTTTCGCTGGCAACATTCCTACAAATTTGTGCTAGTGGTGTAACAATTTGCGCCGTTATGTTTCGTCTGTCGGAg ATCAACATTGTGAAGGAACTGGAGTCCGCGATCCCAATGTTGTTCTATCTTCTAGCGATGTTGGGGCAAATTTTGCTACCATGCCTAGTCGGTAACGAGGTCACCTACAAGAGCAGCCAACTGACGAACGCTCTCTTTAAATCTGATTGGCTCGGGCTGCCCGTTGCGTACAAGAAAGACATGCAACGATTAATGCTTCGAACCAGCAAACCGATAACACTGAAAGCAGGACATTTCTTCAACTACAACCTTGAGACATTCACATCGACATTGAATACTGCCTATACTATTTACGCTGTGTTGAAACATAGAGAAAGAAATAATTag
- the LOC129732893 gene encoding odorant receptor 94a-like isoform X2: MFMSSFFAENAEELWSEVMFVLLTDTAMFVKYVFIVNNFETIIELHEQTISDDFHPQTDRQAETRRRLFSRFSNTMIAYYVCSLISVWTHLEMLYDGRYKLPFSNWFYWVPMDEENLAYYHLVFAYEMFGMTGHCVLNVAADSQLAYLLYAAGLQLDNLREKLVYLGVSKPVSENEKAIYYRAFIDAIEKYYRIYSFTQKVEKIFSLATFLQICASGVTICAVMFRLSEINIVKELESAIPMLFYLLAMLGQILLPCLVGNEVTYKSSQLTNALFKSDWLGLPVAYKKDMQRLMLRTSKPITLKAGHFFNYNLETFTSTLNTAYTIYAVLKHRERNN; encoded by the exons ATGTTCATGAGCTCATTTTTTGCTGAAAACGCCGAGGAACTGTGGTCGGAGGTAATGTTCGTGTTACTAACGGATACAGCTATGTTTGTGAAATATGTATTCATTGTGAATAATTTTGAAACGATCATCGAACTACACGAACAAACTATTTCGGACGATTTCCATCCACAAACGGATCGGCAAGCGGAAACACGTCGCCGCTTATTTAGTCGCTTCAGCAACACAATGATAGCATACTACGTCTGCAGTCTGATTTCTGTTTGGACTCACCTGGAAATGCTCTACGATGGTCGATATAAACTCCCATTCTCCAATTGGTTCTATTGGGTTCCAATGGACGAGGAGAATTTGGCTTACTATCACCTCGTCTTTGCTTATGAAATGTTTGGAATGACTGGACACTGTGTATTGAATGTTGCAGCAGATTCACAACTTGCATATTTACTTTATGCAGCTGGACTTCAGTTGGACAATCTGCGTGAAAAATTGGTTTATTTAGGTGTTTCAAAGCCTGTTTCAGAGAACGAAAAAGCAATCTATTATCGTGCGTTTATCGACGCCATCGAGAAGTATTACAGAATTTACAGCTTCACACAGAAAGTAGAGAAGATCTTTTCGCTGGCAACATTCCTACAAATTTGTGCTAGTGGTGTAACAATTTGCGCCGTTATGTTTCGTCTGTCGGAg ATCAACATTGTGAAGGAACTGGAGTCCGCGATCCCAATGTTGTTCTATCTTCTAGCGATGTTGGGGCAAATTTTGCTACCATGCCTAGTCGGTAACGAGGTCACCTACAAGAGCAGCCAACTGACGAACGCTCTCTTTAAATCTGATTGGCTCGGGCTGCCCGTTGCGTACAAGAAAGACATGCAACGATTAATGCTTCGAACCAGCAAACCGATAACACTGAAAGCAGGACATTTCTTCAACTACAACCTTGAGACATTCACATCGACATTGAATACTGCCTATACTATTTACGCTGTGTTGAAACATAGAGAAAGAAATAATTag
- the LOC129732894 gene encoding actin-related protein 1: MEPYDVIVNQPVVIDNGSGMIKAGFAGDHIPKCRFPNYMGRPKHVRVMAGALEGDVFVGPKAEDYRGLLSIRYPMEHGIVTDWNDMEKIWTYIYSKDELSTFSEEHPVLLTEAPLNPRRNREKAAEIFFETFNVPALFVSMQAVLSLYATGRVTGVVLDAGDGVTHAVPIYEGFAMPHSIMRVDIAGRDVTRYLKTLIRKEGFNFRTTAEFEIVRSIKEKICYLPTIPQKEESVDTEKVKYTLPDGNVLEIGPARYRAPEVLFRPHMLGEECEGIHEVLMYSIQKSDMDLRKMLYQNIVLSGGSTLFKGFGDRLLSEIRKHVAKDMKIRIAAPQERIYSTWMGGSILASLDTFKKMWVSKREFDEDGQRAIHRKTF, translated from the exons ATGGAACCCTATGATGTGATAGTTAACCAACCTGTGGTGATCGACAAC GGATCTGGAATGATAAAAGCAGGCTTCGCGGGCGATCACATCCCAAAATGTCGATTCCCAAATTA TATGGGACGCCCAAAACACGTACGCGTGATGGCCGGTGCACTCGAGGGCGATGTATTTGTTGGACCAAAGGCTGAAGATTACCGTGGCCTGCTTAGCATTCGTTATCCAATGGAGCACGGTATCGTTACAGATTGGAACGATATGGAGAAGATTTGGACGTACATCTACAGCAAAGATGAGCTATCCACGTTCTCCGAGGAGCATCCGGTTCTGCTAACAGAAGCTCCTTTGAACCCTAGAAGAAATCGCGAAAAAGCagcagaaatatttttcgaaacctTCAACGTACCAGCCCTGTTCGTGTCGATGCAGGCCGTTCTTAGTCTGTATGCTACAGGGCGTGTGACTGGAGTAGTGCTAGACGCCGGAGATGGCGTCACGCATGCTGTTCCAATCTACGAAGGTTTTGCAATGCCTCATAGTATAATGCGGGTGGATATAGCCGGGCGGGACGTTACGCGCTACCTCAAAACACTTATCCGAAAGGAAGGATTCAATTTTCGCACAACAGCCGAATTTGAAATTGTACGATCTATCAAGGAGAAGATCTGTTATTTACCTACCATCCCTCAGAAGGAAGAGTCAGTCGATACGGAGAAGGTCAAGTACACTTTGCCGGATGGTAATGTGTTGGAAATTGGACCAGCACGGTATCGCGCACCGGAGGTGCTCTTCCGCCCGCATATGCTCGGAGAGGAATGCGAAGGAATCCACGAAGTGCTAATGTATTCGATTCAGAAGTCTGACATGGATCTGCGAAAGATGCTGTATCAGAACATCGTGCTCTCTGGTGGATCCACTCTTTTCAAGGGTTTCGGTGATCGATTATTGTCCGAGATTCGAAAACACGTTGCGAAGGACATGAAAATTCgg ATTGCCGCACCGCAAGAACGCATCTATTCAACATGGATGGGTGGTTCCATTCTGGCATCGCTTGACACGTTCAAGAAGATGTGGGTCTCCAAACGGGAGTTCGATGAAGACGGACAGCGCGCAATTCATCGGAAAACGTTCTAA